A part of Myxococcus landrumus genomic DNA contains:
- a CDS encoding manganese efflux pump MntP, which translates to MMLLLLALGVAMDATAVSGGMAIRGARPPDIFKLALTFGVFQFGMSLGGALGGKAILTHFAAIDHWIAFGLLALVGGHMIWEAFSHDEEERAAAPVGIRLPMLLTLGVATSIDALAVGVTLPALDLGIFYSTGLIGVMTFVLSVLGAWAGKRLGERFGTGIEILGGLVLIGIGTKTLVEHLSA; encoded by the coding sequence ATGATGCTGCTTCTTCTCGCGCTCGGGGTGGCGATGGACGCCACCGCGGTGTCGGGCGGCATGGCCATTCGAGGGGCCCGGCCGCCGGACATCTTCAAGCTGGCGCTCACCTTCGGCGTGTTCCAGTTCGGCATGTCGCTGGGCGGCGCGCTGGGTGGCAAGGCCATCCTCACGCACTTCGCGGCCATCGACCATTGGATTGCCTTTGGCCTGCTCGCGCTGGTGGGCGGGCACATGATTTGGGAGGCGTTCTCCCATGACGAGGAGGAGCGCGCCGCGGCCCCCGTCGGCATCCGGCTGCCCATGTTGCTGACGTTGGGCGTGGCCACGAGCATCGACGCGCTCGCGGTGGGCGTGACGTTGCCCGCGCTGGACCTGGGCATCTTCTATTCGACGGGGCTCATCGGCGTGATGACCTTCGTGCTGAGCGTCCTGGGCGCGTGGGCCGGCAAGCGGCTGGGTGAGCGCTTCGGCACCGGCATCGAAATCCTGGGTGGCCTGGTGCTCATCGGTATCGGCACCAAGACACTCGTGGAGCATCTGTCCGCCTGA